AAACTCTGGAAAGCCCGCCCTCGGTCGTGACCGTCGTTCCGCAAAGCACCAAGCCGGGTGTGCGTTTGGCTTCCACTCCCGGTGATTCGCTGGCCGTTCGGCATGAGGGGCCAAGCGACGGTACTGTGGTCGCCATCGTGATGGATCCGCTCAAAGCCAAGGCTCATGATTATGAAGTGTCTTTTTCGGACGATGGCCATGGCGGCTTCGTTTGGGCATTGAAGGATGCAACGGCCAACAAAACCATGCTTTCCAATCAAACCAATCAGAGCGGTGACGGGAATTATCTGATCACGGATGGTCTGCAAGTCAAGGTCATCGGGCCGCCGCCGGGCATGAAGGATTGGGATATCCCTTCCGGAACACGGCGGTTTACCTTTGCCGGCGGCGCCGGCGGCTTTGGCTTTGAAGGATTCGAAGGCGCGATTGGCTGGGCGAGTCCGGCCAGTGTTTTCGGCAGCGGCATTCCCGGAGTTGCAGCGCCCATTCTCAAAAATGTTGTGCTGAGGCTGGCAAAAGTTGATGTCAATGGCAATTATGATCGGAATGACCCCAATGTTTCCTATGGCTACAGATATGGACGCGGTTTTGCAAATCCTCCCGCCAAGCCCGAATTCGCGCCGTTTATTATCAATCCCAGCGGCGGCTATTCTTATCAGGATTTCACCAAGAGCGTTCCCTTGGCTGCTTATGATGTCGAGGCAAATCCACCCCGCCGGCTCGTGGTAGGACATCTTGAGAACAACACCTCGGGCGGATTGGTTGACGGCAAGTGGTGGCCGCCGGATTTTAACGTTGGTGATAATACGGCGGTAAGCGGACCGCGCGAATGGCTTTGGATCTTCGATGCGGATTACAGCGAAACGCCGAACCCGGCTTTTCAAGTGGAAGCGATCGGGAATCCATTGCCGGTCATGTGGTTCCTGACCGTCGCCCGGCGCGGCAACGTGCCGTTTTCGCCAGGAGGCACGGGTGAAGATGAGTTTCTGATCCTCGCCAATCACGTCAACTCCACGGCGGATAAATTTATCTTCACCAGCAAGGCGCCGCTCGTTGATCAAAGCCTCGCCAAACAGGACGTCGCCAAATTGGTCAAAGTTTTCCCGAATCCTTATTTCGGCTTCAACCGGTTCGAGCAGAACCAATTTAACCGTTTTGTGACCTTCTCGCACTTGCCGGATAAAGCCATCATTCGCATCTTCAACCTGGCCGGCGTGCTGGTGCGCACGCTGACCAAAGGCCTCGACGCGCCCGACAACGCGCAGTTTTTGCGCTGGAATTTGCAGAACGAAGCGGGCCTGCCGGTGGCCAGCGGCATTTACGTCGCGCGCATTGAATTTCCGGATTTGGGCGTGACCAAAGACTTGAAGATCGCCATCGTGCAGGAGCAGCAATTCCTGAGAAACTTTTGAGACGATGAGGCTTCCAGCCCAGTGCTGCTAACTTTTTCGAAGCGATAAAATCCAAAAGCAAAAACACACGCAAAGACGCAGAGACGCAAAGAGTTTTTATGCAGCAATTGCCAAACACAAGTCTCATCATCACAAAGATCACAAAGGCACAAAGTTTTTCCTCGTGCTCTTGGTGGGTTTTGTGGTTTAAAAATCTTTGCGAAACCTTTGCGGCTTCGCGTCTTTGCGTGAGAGTTTTTTGCTTTGCTTGAAAAGTTGGTGACATCGGGCTTCCAGCCTGCATAGGCGCCAGATGCAGACAAGATGCCTGCGCTGCATTCTCATCATGTTAACCGGAGAAATCTTATGAAAAATTCCATCGATAAATTTCTTGTTTTGATGCTTGCCGTCTTCTTGTTCGCCGGCGACGAGACCATGGCCCAAGAGAACCGCACCGGCACAAACGCCGCGTCGGAGTTGTTGATTCCGGCTGGCGGGCGGTATATCGGCATGGGCGGCGCCGCCATCGCCTCCGTGCAAGGCATCGAAGCGATTTATTGGAACCCCGCCGGACTGAGCCGCTCGTCCTATTCCGCCAACGCCATGTTTTCCCACATGCGCCACATCGCGGACATCAACGTCAACTATGTGGCCGTCAGCGCCAACTTTGGCGGTTTCGGCACCCTCGGTTTCAGCCTCAAATCTTTGGATATCGGCGACATCGAGGTGACCACCGAAGAGGCGCCGGACGGAACCGGCGCCGTCATCAGCCCGCAATTCATCACCACGGGATTGACTTACTCGCGGGCGTTGAGTGACCGCGTCAATGTCGGCGCGACGTTGAATATCATTAACGAAAGCATCGATCGCGTCGGCGCCACCGGTTTTGCTTTCGATGCCGGCGTGCAGTACAGCAATCTCGGCAAGATCAACGGCCTGAGCATCGGCGTCGCCGTCAAGAACATCGGCCCGGCCATGCAATATCAGGGCACCGGCTTGTATCACAACTCGCAGCCGCTGAACTCTGATCGTGGCCCGTCCCCGTATCAAGTCGTGGCGCAAAAAGACGAGCTGCCGACCACGTTGGAGCTCGGCTTGTCTTACACGCTGCCGCTGGGCGACAAAAATAAATTGCAACTGCTGTCGGTGTTTCAAGACAACAACTTTCAGGAAAACGTCGGCCGTTTCGGCGCCGAGTTCAACTTTAGAAACCAGCTTTTCCTGCGCGGCGGTTACAGCATTTCGCCGGATACGCCGGACGACGCCGTCGGCAAAAGCGCCTACATTTACGGCCTGACGCTCGGCGCCGGCCTGCACTATGATTTCACCGGCCTCGGCATCGACCTCAACTACGCCTATCGCGATCTTGCTTTCTTCAACGCCAGCAATGTCCTTTCCGTGTCGCTGGGATTTTAGTTAGTTGCTAATCAATGAAGCCGGACTTGTGCATGACGATTCTTGAAGTTTTGCAAAATTTCGCCGCGCAAGTCCGGCTTCGCCTATCCCACACCGGAGGAGCTGGAATCAAAAAGCACACGCAAAGACACAGAGACGCAAAGTTTTTCTCTTTGCTTTTCTTTGCGCAACCTTAGCGACTTCGCGTCTTTGCGTGAATGTTTTTAACGGATTAAAGGTAAAATTTTTATGAACGCAATTTCGGCAGCATCTTCACTGGAAAAGCCGAAAACTTATCGGGCAATTTTCTACGGCGGGCTGATTGCCGGCGCGCTGGATATCTTGGCGGCGTTTGTCAACAGCGGCCTGCGCGGCGTCAGCCCAACGCGCGTCCTGCAAGCCATTGCCAGCGGGTTGCTTGGCGCAGAGGCTTTCGAAGGTGGTTTCACAACCGCCGCCCTCGGTCTCGTGCTGCACCTCTTCATCGCGACGACGGCAACCGCGGTTTACTATGCCGCGAGCCGCAAGCTCAAGATGCTCGTCGATCACGCCGTTGTTTGCGGCCTGGCTTACGGCATCCCGGTTTACGTGGTGATGAATCTCATCGTGCTGCCGCTCTCCGCGGTTCCCTTCAAACTCTCGTACGCGCCTGGCAAAGTCATCATCGACACATTGATTCTCATGCTCTGCGTCGGGCTGCCCATCGGCCTCTTCGTTCGCCGGCACTCGAAATAACGCGATTTGTGAAGGCCCGACTTACGCGTGACAAGGCTCAAAGTTAGCAGAGTTTTGCTGCGCAAGTCGGCCTTCACCGTTTTACGAATAACTCATATTTTTGCCATACATTTTTCTGTCATGGCCTTTGAATGGCTTCGCCACAATTGTTTTGCCTTATCCGTTGGTCATTACATTTGAAAATTTGATTCGGCTAACCATGCGTTCTTTCTTGAACACGTTTGGATTGACGCAGCGCTCCTGGATCGCCGTCATCCTGGCGCAGCTCGTTTTAACGTTCGCAATCTGCCAAGCCCAGCCTCGCCTCCAGCCCAGCCTCGACGTGGCGCAATTTCAGGACAAAGCCCGGCAATCCTATCTGGAAATTTATTACTCGCTGCCCGAGGCCGCCGTGAAATACGTGCCCGACAACGCCGGCATGTATTCCTGCCGTGTGTTGTTCGCGCTGCAAATTTATTTTGAGCTGAAATTGTGGGCCGCGAAAAGCTGGAAAATCGAAAAATCTCTCGCCGGCGCCGAACCATCGCAAAGATCGCAACAGTTCGTTGATGTCTTGAGTTATCTCGTTGACGCGCCGGGACGCTACCGGATGGTCTTGCAGGCCAAAGACATGAATCAAGCCGGCCCAATCGATAGCGCGACGACCGAAATCGACGTGCGGCATTTTTCGCCGGATAAATTGGAGGTGAGTGACATCGAATTGGCGTCTTTGATCAAGCCGGGCACGCCGGCAACGGCGGCGGTTTTCAAAAAACACGACCAAGAAGTGATCCCCAACGTCACGGCGCTGTTTGGCGAGCACGCGCCGGAGCTGTATTATTATTTTGAAGCCTATCATTTGCTGCAAAACGTGCCGGGGCGAAAATATAAAACCTTTTGCCGCATTCACGGCGCCGATGGAAAAATTGTCGAAGGCGCGGGCACTTCCTTTCGCACGAAAACGAAACGCTTCGACTCGAGCGTCGAGATGGGCATGATCGGCATTGCCAAATTGCCGTCCGGAAAATATCGCTTGAGCTGCGGCATCGCGGATTCCACCGCCACGGTGCTGGCGAGCCGGGAAAAGGAGTTCTTTGTTTATAACCCCAGCGCGCGCGCGAGCCAGCCGCAAAGCGATGCCGAGGCGTTAAAGATCGTAGCCGGGCCGCTGCAGAGCTTGGATGAAAAAGCGTTGGACGAAGAGTTTGCCCGGATGATTTTTCTGGCGACGGCCAGCGATAGAAAATTTTACAAAAATCTCTCCAACGCCAATGCCAAGCGCGAATTTATTTCCTCGCTGTGGCAGTCGGCGCGCGCCGGCGAAGCGCTTACCGTCCTGGCCTTTCGGCAGCGTTATCTGGCGCGCGCGCAAGAAGCAGCAGATCGCTTCAAATCATCCAACCGCCCCGGCTGGAAAACCGATCGTGGCCGCGTATACATTCTCCACGGCCCGCCGAGCCACATCGATCGCTCCCCCAGCAGCACGAGAACCCTGCCGTTTGAAACGTGGACGTATGACAACCTGAAGGGACAAGGCGGCGTGGTCTTCGTGTTTGCCGACCGCGCCGGCTTCGGCAATTACGAGCAAATTCATTCCACGCTGCAGGGCGAGCTGCAAGACCCGAATTGGCAGCGGTTGATCATGCGGGGCAGCAGCAATGAAAATCGCATGAATGAGATACAATAAAAGGCGCGCAGAGATCGCAATTGCGCTTAACCGGAACCGCTTGCGCTTCATTCTGTGGCAAATCGTCGCGCGCGATTCAATTCCAAATCCCGAACGTATCTTCTCAAAAGACCCGGGCCAAGGCGGCGGTGACGGCGACTCGCGCAAGTGGAACGTCGGTTGTCGATTTTTGGCTTCGTTGAACGACTATATGGTAAACAGTCAATTTCCACAGAAGGAGATACCCATGAGCAAGAAGATTGTTTTAGTTGTGACGAGTTTCCTTGCCGTGCCGGCGCTGGCGTTGGGCGTGATGGCGTGGGCTGGTGGCAACGCCGGCCAGGTCGATTATCCGGAAGGCTACCGGCAGTGGGCGCACGTCAAATCCATGGTGTTGCAAATGGGTCATCCGTTTTTTGATACTTACGGCGGCATTCACCACATTTATGCCAATGCCAAAGCGCTGGCGGCAATGAAAGCCGGAGAACCCCATGCGGATGGCGCAGTCCTCGTCGTCGACCTGCTCGAGGCCGGGTCTGAGAATAACGCGATCACAGAAGGCAGCCGCAAACTCATCGACGTGATGCAGAAAGATTCCCAAAAATTTGCCGCGACCGGCGGCTGGGGTTTCGAACGTTTCAAAGGCGATACCAAAGAGCGCGTGGTGACCGATGCCAAGAACGCCTGCTTTTCCTGCCATGCCGGCCGGAAAGCGCAGGACTATGTTTTTTCGACGTATCGCCCATGAGTGGCTGTGGAAGTCGTTCATAACGCGGTACTGGCCGCAAGCCAAAAATAAAGTAACGCGACTTGGATGGCGATTGTGTCTGCGGCTTCAGGCTTTATTGCCCAGTTTCCTTGCGTGACGATCCGGATGCCAATCGCCCTGCCAATCCCAGCAACTGTGATGAACCAAAACGGCTTGCGCTTCATTCTTCCGGGTGAATATCCTTTCTGCTCCCCAAATCGTGCTTTTGGGTGATTTGGTTTGCCCTTGCGGTTTCTTATATTTATGCGGCGTTGCGAAATACATTTTCACCCCACCAGCGAGGATAACATGAAAATGCCATGCGCGGTTTACGAGCTCTATCTTGGAATGATCGGCTTTGCACAGGTTTTTTCTTCTCCCGACTTCCAACATGCAGAGGGCCCGCAGCAGGAGCCGCGCGAGCCGGTGGCCGTGGTGGAATTGTTCACGTCCGAAGGCTGTTCGAGCTGCCCGCCCGCGGAAGCGTACCTCAACGATCTCGTCGCCCAGGCGCGCAGCAGCAAGAAAAAAATTTTCCCCCTGGCGTTTCACGTTGATTATTGGAATCATCTCGGCTGGAAAGACGAATTCAGTGACGCGCGTTTTTCCCGGCGGCAACGCGAGTATGCGAGCTCGCGGGTCACGGATGGCGTTTACACGCCGCAAATGATCGTCAATGGTGAAGCGGCCTTCGTCGGCTCGAACCGGCAACAAGGCGGCTGGGCCATTGCAAAAGCTTTGCAACAACCAGCCGAGGTGGGCATTGTTTTGCGAGCCGATTACGACACGGCGGCTGCAATAATAAAGATGGTGTTTGAAATTGCGCCGGCGCAACCCGGAGGAGTCTTGCACCTCGCACTTGTCGAAGGCGGCATTCGCCGCGAGATTCGCAGCGGGGAAAACCGCGGGCGCATTCTGCTCCACGAAAACGTGGTGCGCGCGCTCAAAACCGTATCGCTGAAAAAGTCAGTCTCGGGACACGCCGAGTTTTCGGTTCATCCCGGTCTTGTTGCCGACAACGCTGCCGTCATCGCCTACGTGCAAGACCGCGAGACCCATCGCATTCTTGGCGCGACCAGCGTTTATTTGTGAAACTTTGAAAATGCTGGCAGGGATATTTTCTCGACAGCGAGGGCAATACGTTTGGCATCTTCGAAGTTGATGAGACCGCCAGGTATTTGCTTGAGTAATGTACGAGCTCATGAAAAAAAACCGGCGTGAGATTTACGCAAGCGCCAACTCCGATGGGGTCGACAATCCAGGCCGTGTTTGATGTTACCTGCGGCAACCTCATCATGCTCTACGGCACCATGACGGCCGGCGCGCCGCAACTGACGATCACCGTGGTGCCGGGCTTTGGCACGGATCAGCTCGTGGGCCTAGCCGGCAAGATGGCGATCACGATCGCCGACGGCAGGCACTCGTACGACTTCGAATACACGCTCGCCGAAGTCCCTTGAAAACTCGGTCGTCTCAGGTCCGACAGTTCTCGATGAGCGCGTGGTTTCGGAAGCTTGGATGAAACAAACGAGGAAATAAAAATGGCTGTCATGTCTATCGTATATATCGCCGTCGCGGTTCACTTGGCGCTGCTGGCCGTTGCTTCGGGCGTGGCCAAGCTGCGGCGCACGCCGCACGTCGTGAAGTCGATCAACGAGATTGCCCGCGTGCCGATGAAATGGTTTCCGTGGCTCGCGGCGTGTGAGTTCGCGGGCGCAGCCGGATTGCTGCTCGGTATCGCCGTCGTGCCCGTTGGGCTTGCGGCGGCGGTCGGGCTGGTGCTCTATTTTCTCGGCGCAATCGTCGCGCACGCGCGCGTGGGCGATTTCAAGGGAATCGGCGCGCCGGCGTTTCCGTTTGGCCTGGCCGTGGCGTGCTTGGTGACGCGGATTCTCAGCGCCTAACGCGCGTGAATTGACAAAATTAAAATCATACTGACTGTGCAGACAAGATGTCTGCGCCACCCTCTGCGATTTCAAACGAATGAACTCGGCAGGCAACAAAGAAACGGCAAAGATCCGAAATTGGGCAACGGGGTATAACCAAATCGTAAACGTATTTTGGTCCATCTTAAACCTTACCCCGATCGGTTGTTTCTGTTTTATGGCCATGGATTTGAAATGGCTTTATATCATCCTGGCCATAAGCCTGGCGGCCGGTTTTCTGCCCAATGCTTTTTTTGACAGAATGCAATTGAGCCAATCAGTTTCTTTCTATCGAGCAATCGGGATGCGAACGGTCAAAAAATATACGCAGGACGGCGATCTCGTCAACCGATGGATTAGAAGAAAATTTCCGCAGTACAGAGTCTTTGAGCACGGCGCCTCGCTGCAAAAACATTTGAACAAAGCTTATGGGATAGAAAAAATCCATTTCCTCATGTTTTTGTTTTTTCTGTTGACGGGCATTTATGCTTTAATCCACGGCCGCGTATGGTGGGCGGCGATTATCACCGTCAATAATTTGGTTTTTAATGTATATCCGAATTTATTGCAACAGTACAATCGACTCCGGCTCAGACAGTTAATGAAAAAATTTCCCGCAAAGCCCTCGCTCACACCATGAACGAACCCAACTTGCATTGCGCGAGCTTGAAGTGTTTGCCCGCAGAAACTTGATTACCTTTCATGAAGGAACGTTTATGAATGTTGATTCCGCAGCACTCTCATTGGAAAAGCCGAAAGCTCATCAAGCCATCTTTTGGGGCGGTTTGATCGCCGGAACCCTGGACATCCTGACCGCTTTCATCAACAGCGGCTTGCGCGGCGCAGGCCCAACGCGCGTCCTGCAAGCAATTGCCAGCGGGCTTCTTGGCGCAGAGGCTTTCGAAGGTGGTTTCACAACCGCCGCCCTCGGCCTCGCGCTGCACTTCTTCATCGCGACGACGGCAACCGCGGTTTACTATGCCGCGAGCCGCAAGCTCAAGTTGCTGGTTGATCAGCCCATTGTTTGCGGTTTGGCTTACGGCATTCCGGTTTACGTGGTGATGAATCTCATCGTGCTGCCGCTCTCCGCGGTGCCTTTCAAACCCCCACACACGTTAGGCACCGTGGTCACCGCTGCATTGATTCTCATGTTCTGCGTCGGGCTGCCGATCGCGCTCGTCGTGCGCCGGTACTCGGAATAATATGAGTAGCGCAGACTTCCCGTCTGCAAGCTAACGGTCGTTTGAAATTCTTGAAATAGAAAGGAAATGGAGCAAGCATGAACTCAACAACCGATGCAAAGCGCGAAATGCTGCGCCACACCGTGGCAACATTAGCCTATCGCGGCGGCAAAGCTGTGCGCCACGCGCTGGAAAGCTTCGCCACGTTTCGCATTGGCGAAAGCACGCGAACGCCGGAAAAAATTCTGGCGCATATCGGCGATCTGTTGGACTGGGCATTGTCATTGGCTCAAGGCAAGCACGTCTGGCACGACTCCACGCCGCTGCCGTGGGAGCAAGAGGTGGAGCGCTTTTTCTCCGCGCTGAAAAAGTTTGACGATTACCTGGCTTCAGCTGCGCCCCTCGCGTCTTCCGCGGAGAAATTGTTTCAAGGGCCGATCGCAGATGCGCTCACTCACGTCGGGCAAATCGCCATGCTGCGGCGCTTGGCCGGCGCGCCGGTTCGCGGCGAGAATTACTTCAAAGCGGATATTGTTGCGGGCCGTGTTGGCGCTGAACAATCTGCGGCGCGCGTCGAGTTTGAATGATGGAAACGGTGACGACCAGATCGCCACGTACTCGCAAGCCCAACCGCTCGCGTTGCGGACGATCTGCGATCTCCTGCGCGAGTTGATTGACACCGCCCTTCCCAAGGCGACTTCCAAGGTATGGCACGGCAGCCCGGTGTGGTTTATTGATGACAATCCCGTTGTCGGTTACAACGCGACTGCGAAGACCGTGAATCTCTTGTTCTGGAATGGACAGGCATTCGACGAGGCCGGCCTTAAACCTGTGGGCAAATACCGGCGGCGCAGGCCATGTTCGGTGATGCCGTCGAGATCGACCCCAACGTCGTTCGCCGCTGGCTGAAGAAGGCCGCGTTGGATGTCTTTGACTCCAAGGCGTTTTTTAAGAAGCTCCGCGAGGAAAAGTGAAATGACTTTGCACCTAGCCCGAGTGGGCGGAATAACATTGTTGATGGGGCTGTGTATGATTTACCCCTTTCTTCCGGGAGAGTACGATGTATTGGCGGTGCCGCTGTCGACAATGGTTCAGTTGTTGGGAGCGGCTGGACTGTTGCTCGTTCCGATAGGAGCCCTATGGCTGGTATATGAAGTGAGGGCGCGGGCTCAAAAGAAACGAAATCTCCACAATCCAGAGAGGGGATACTACTTCGCAATCGCTTCGGTGATCACAGCTTCCATTCTCGCAACCGCGGTATCTTTTGGTGTGTGTAGCATCAGCATTGCTCTGGGCGTTCTTCTTCTTGCTCTTTGGTTTTACAATATGTATAGATTGCTCCCAAGACTGAGGCTGTTGAAAAAGGCAGAGGCCGAGAACATCAATCCCGCACCGTTGTATCTCCTTGTCGTACCATTTGCTGCACTGCTCTTTCAGGTAGTGCTCGCTGCCCCGCTAACGGAATTCAGCAGGAAGCGTGCAATCGCAAACAGCAACGAATTCGTCAGGGACATTGAGGCATATCACGACAGATACGGCCACTATCCCGTTTCTCTCGCAGCAATGTGGAAGGATTACTATCCTGATGTCGTCGGTATTGAGAAGTTCCACTACTCGCAGTTCGGCGAATCATACAATCTCTTCTTTGAGCAGCCGAGATTTTTATTCGACAACATTGGCACGAGAGAATGGGTCGTATACAACCCCAATGACGAACATCGCATGTTCAGCCACACAGCTTGGTTGCTGCTTCTAACGCCGGAAGAGCTGGAAAGAAGTCAGGGCTGGTATGCTGTCCATGATGCCAAAGTCCCTCATTGGAAATATTTTTGGTTTGATTGACTCGCTGCGAAGGTTGTTTTTTGCTCTACGATTTGCAACGAAATAAAGAACCCGAGGCAATAAGGAATAAAATGGAGTTCGTATGCTTTCCCAACCACTCATTTGCGTGCGTGATGTCGAAGCGAGCAGCCGCTGGTATCAGCGCCTGCTGGGTTGCCAGAGCGCCCATGGCGGCGCCGAGTATGAACGGCTGGTTTCGCAGGGCAAATTGGTTTTGCAACTGCACCGCTGGGACGTGGAGCACCATCATGGCCCCATCGGAAATCCCGATCTTAAGCCATACGGAAATGGCGTGCTGTTGTGGTTCGAGATCGACGATTTCGACGCCGCCGTTGCCCGCGCCAAAGAGCTGAACGCCGAGATTGTCATGCCGCGCCACCGCAATCCTCCCGACGGCAACGGCGGTCCGAATCACTGGGAATTATGGCTGCGCGATCCCAATGGCTACACCGTGGTTTTAGCCAGCCCGGACGGTTCCGC
The window above is part of the candidate division KSB1 bacterium genome. Proteins encoded here:
- a CDS encoding PorV/PorQ family protein; the encoded protein is MKNSIDKFLVLMLAVFLFAGDETMAQENRTGTNAASELLIPAGGRYIGMGGAAIASVQGIEAIYWNPAGLSRSSYSANAMFSHMRHIADINVNYVAVSANFGGFGTLGFSLKSLDIGDIEVTTEEAPDGTGAVISPQFITTGLTYSRALSDRVNVGATLNIINESIDRVGATGFAFDAGVQYSNLGKINGLSIGVAVKNIGPAMQYQGTGLYHNSQPLNSDRGPSPYQVVAQKDELPTTLELGLSYTLPLGDKNKLQLLSVFQDNNFQENVGRFGAEFNFRNQLFLRGGYSISPDTPDDAVGKSAYIYGLTLGAGLHYDFTGLGIDLNYAYRDLAFFNASNVLSVSLGF
- a CDS encoding GWxTD domain-containing protein codes for the protein MRSFLNTFGLTQRSWIAVILAQLVLTFAICQAQPRLQPSLDVAQFQDKARQSYLEIYYSLPEAAVKYVPDNAGMYSCRVLFALQIYFELKLWAAKSWKIEKSLAGAEPSQRSQQFVDVLSYLVDAPGRYRMVLQAKDMNQAGPIDSATTEIDVRHFSPDKLEVSDIELASLIKPGTPATAAVFKKHDQEVIPNVTALFGEHAPELYYYFEAYHLLQNVPGRKYKTFCRIHGADGKIVEGAGTSFRTKTKRFDSSVEMGMIGIAKLPSGKYRLSCGIADSTATVLASREKEFFVYNPSARASQPQSDAEALKIVAGPLQSLDEKALDEEFARMIFLATASDRKFYKNLSNANAKREFISSLWQSARAGEALTVLAFRQRYLARAQEAADRFKSSNRPGWKTDRGRVYILHGPPSHIDRSPSSTRTLPFETWTYDNLKGQGGVVFVFADRAGFGNYEQIHSTLQGELQDPNWQRLIMRGSSNENRMNEIQ
- a CDS encoding cytochrome P460 family protein encodes the protein MRYNKRRAEIAIALNRNRLRFILWQIVARDSIPNPERIFSKDPGQGGGDGDSRKWNVGCRFLASLNDYMVNSQFPQKEIPMSKKIVLVVTSFLAVPALALGVMAWAGGNAGQVDYPEGYRQWAHVKSMVLQMGHPFFDTYGGIHHIYANAKALAAMKAGEPHADGAVLVVDLLEAGSENNAITEGSRKLIDVMQKDSQKFAATGGWGFERFKGDTKERVVTDAKNACFSCHAGRKAQDYVFSTYRP
- a CDS encoding DUF1223 domain-containing protein; this encodes MKMPCAVYELYLGMIGFAQVFSSPDFQHAEGPQQEPREPVAVVELFTSEGCSSCPPAEAYLNDLVAQARSSKKKIFPLAFHVDYWNHLGWKDEFSDARFSRRQREYASSRVTDGVYTPQMIVNGEAAFVGSNRQQGGWAIAKALQQPAEVGIVLRADYDTAAAIIKMVFEIAPAQPGGVLHLALVEGGIRREIRSGENRGRILLHENVVRALKTVSLKKSVSGHAEFSVHPGLVADNAAVIAYVQDRETHRILGATSVYL
- a CDS encoding DUF3224 domain-containing protein, with product MGSTIQAVFDVTCGNLIMLYGTMTAGAPQLTITVVPGFGTDQLVGLAGKMAITIADGRHSYDFEYTLAEVP
- a CDS encoding DoxX family protein translates to MAVMSIVYIAVAVHLALLAVASGVAKLRRTPHVVKSINEIARVPMKWFPWLAACEFAGAAGLLLGIAVVPVGLAAAVGLVLYFLGAIVAHARVGDFKGIGAPAFPFGLAVACLVTRILSA
- a CDS encoding DUF1801 domain-containing protein; protein product: MLALNNLRRASSLNDGNGDDQIATYSQAQPLALRTICDLLRELIDTALPKATSKVWHGSPVWFIDDNPVVGYNATAKTVNLLFWNGQAFDEAGLKPVGKYRRRRPCSVMPSRSTPTSFAAG
- a CDS encoding VOC family protein, encoding MLSQPLICVRDVEASSRWYQRLLGCQSAHGGAEYERLVSQGKLVLQLHRWDVEHHHGPIGNPDLKPYGNGVLLWFEIDDFDAAVARAKELNAEIVMPRHRNPPDGNGGPNHWELWLRDPNGYTVVLASPDGSADGDWRP